atctgaagtcatcgaaacccatagattccgaattattttgttttaggctgttaactatgaaattaaaaaaatctacttttaaattttaatccgaaagcttaacaaaggacccttgagtgtcggctactctactgagatagcctctctgcttgttatttatgatcgtattcttatttcaatttcggaaaggatattttaaagcctttagaccATTTTGAACGAGTAtcttggacctttaaaaatatctacctgagtgcatGCGGAGAATTCTATCGGAGCCTACTGCTTCACTAGAACTTGATCACGCTTCATAGAAAGAGACATGGCCACTTGCtcgattttctttcttttctatttcCAACTCCAGTTTTAACAGCCAGCGCCAACGGTTCATAAACCATAAACTCCACGAAACAATATAAACTCATAATTTCGAGCCTAAGGATTTTTTttagtacacacacacacacacatatatatattttatatccgGCAACAGCTGTCACTTTTGTGTCTTTTGtgcttaaattattaaataactgaggttttgaaatgttttagtaAAATGTAGGATTTATTCAGACTTTTGTAAAAGGTCTTTTATATTGTGTGATTCTTAATTGCCAATTCAGAAACTCGTATTTGTAGTTTTCAAGAGGAATTGTTGACCCAATTGAGGTTAGAATTCGTGaccttttttcatctttttaattagttACATTCTATCATACTACGcacataattttatttctctGTCAAAGATTCTAaggtttatatgaaaattaattttaatgttaatcttctgtatattattatgaataatcgGAATTGCCTGAATTCTTCcatttagaatatttaactattcatttacaATATAATACAAATACAATAATGTAATACCTACTCAACtgagttaaaatataaaaagatattttattgttCATGTGATAGAATATAAGTTATCTGAAAATAACACTGCATATAAGTTTCACATACGATTTGCAATAATCTACAataatattaagtatttaaatttgttatatatTCTAATTGCAAAACATTCCAAATTTAGAAACCTTGCAAGTTTGGAAACGAAACTTGTTGCcggatatacatttttaaagtatatatGTATAAAACACATAATTTAAACTAGACCAATTTTGCACGTTGCAAACTTGAAATTGCGCATGTTAGAAATGTGCCCTCGTGTAGTGTCACATATATGATTGTCAAatgatattaattattgaatacaaatattgttttttcttatttttcattatagaAGCAACTTATTTTATTATCCGAAATTTAAGTTTTGGGCAGTTGAAAGTTCTCTTTAGAATATCTCCTGCCTCTAAAGATTCTACATTTTTCGACATaagtttttctatcattttccaTGTTTGCTTACAGGGATTTTTGCTATTAATAAAGGAAATAAATGTTACAATTGTTATGATTAAAGCATTTATGGATTTACTTTTCGtcgtttttcctttatttttatcgCTCTATTTGTATTATTTAGTTACTTATGATATATGTGTGGGGCTAATGGACTAcgatttgaatattattaaactgGAAGTTGGAATTATGACGGGTTTCGAGCATTTCCTTGGTCCCGCTAAAGTGTTACCGCCTCTCTTGCTCCACATATCGCCACATTCCATGATCAGCAATTCTCGGTAGGACATAAACTCAGATGTTTTAATTCCAATTTCCAGTATATATTGCATTACATAATCTATAATAGTATACTTATATGCCCCaatatcaaaattataagccgTAGATtccataaacattttttgattgttattattttatgattgaaGGTTTATCCGGTAGCAAAATGTCCAGCTCAGAATCCGGCGTGGGATGCGTTAGCGAGGTGACACTTGCTATTAGTAAAACGAAGAGTTCACAAGCAGGAACAGTTCGGGTTCTCGATAGTCCCGATTCAGATGGATCTGGACATTCTAATTCCTTTACAGTACAAAGCTTCAATTATCCAGAAGAAGCGAATTCGaatggaaatttagaaaatttccagGGATCACTTTTAGCTGAAGACTTAAGGATACCTATTGTAGGATACGAGGTTATGGAAGAAAGGGCCAGATTTACAGTTAGTAATAACACAggctcacaaaaaaataaaagtgtcaTGGCCACTGAACCACATCAACAtacctatatgtttttggggtaaAGTGGTGAGTGAGCGTAGGCACAGCAAAAACCTGTCACGGCTCAAGATAGGCGAGTCgtattataaatttatagaacGTCACGctaagttttttcttcaaataatggccaaaatcgttatttttctttaaaatctgacGTAATAAGGCATATCTCACAccagattcggatttagcgaacCGAACATGACATAATGAGCAACGAATGCGTCCCTCTATTCAATTTCTTATAGAAACTTGTTAAAGTGGACAAACCGATATATACATAGAACCATATAGAGCCTTAtagaatttattatatttctaaatgGCTCTATATGGTTCTATGCATCCTTTTGCCCATCTTTATACGTTTATACTATTTTTGTTAGAAGAGCATTAGAAGGTGTAGGGAGCGGAGCACCCGACAGAAAAAAGGTTTtataaagaattacaaaaaagtaattgaatcaATGAAATCAAAATTACGTCTTCACTGTCAGGGTTACTATAATAAATAATCacagttttttcctttttcacTTATTAAGCTagccatttttttttcaaactagacGATTGAATCCGCAAATAATCTACAGTTATTTAGGCTAGGCCTACTAGGCCCACTAAGGGCAAATTTTGTCGATATTGCTTCCGATTTTCTATTGTTTCTTTTTGAGACCAAGAGATTGTAGCAGCTTCGATTGAcgtgaagaaatatatttttgcctgaaaaaataattagagaaatcTATGAGGTAAAGTTTTAACATACTGCAATAATGATTTTAATGGAGATTTATTATTTTACGCTAGCGAAAGAGACACCCAATCAAGCTTTTCTTATGCACGTATACATAAATATGAGTATGGTAGTCCTTTTCAGCGGCCAAGCCACTTTATGTTTTTGTGTGcttatgtaatttaataaaaaaataattaaaattcaagaaatttaaatgataatgaaataaaatttaaaatcatattcaaCGTCTAATAGTCCATTTGCCTTCTAATTTGtctttcctcttttatttttgtccaaaataggtggttgtccaaatttgtttgtttgattcttggttttatttttaggaattctgcatattcagaaaaaaatcgctttgtttttgaaactaatgtcagttacatatattttatctcaaacattttggttttctttttatatataaaatgtaaattatttttacttctgaACTTATTGCTgtataaaaagtcaaatttatttatttaaagctaTTTTGCAATGTTTGATTATAATTATTGAATAGaatatattattcaataatattatctTGCGAATATGGTTTCGAAAGATGTTTAACTCTCTATGGATAAAAACGAAAAGTTGAATTGAGTTATGTTTGGTGAAGTAATAATCTCAATTACTGGGTTTTATTAGGCGTAATTTCTCCAACAATAttctattttctaattttttgtcttTGCTTGGTATCAAATAAAATTCGATTAAATATGAGTAAATACCATTACGTAACGTATCCCTCATTctacaagtatttttttataaaactgcaTAAAAGGCCGATACCAGTGATTTTGTttcaattcacataatttatgtattttgtcatgctgaacacgaatctggtGGGGAAAAGTGATGGTCTCTCACTGTTTTCGAGATATCGAGATTATCACtatggaaaatttcaattttctttaattttaaaaaaacgtattttatgtatttttataattaacgCGAATCAAACGTTCCAAGAAACGTTGGAAAAGGTTCTGGGATGCCTACGAGTCGTAAATTTTCCCCAGACGGAATATCGCACTTTTCtctctttaagattttttatgcAATTCTGTTACACAAATTGATTTTGTTAGATATTATGgttccaaagattttttttttttaatttacttaacaGAAACAGTAAGCCATACATGTTTTGTTAGGTTCTTTTATTTATGTTCTTGGTTTTCTCTACTTTAAACAAGATTATCTGTGAAAAAAGTAACTTCTCTAAACTCCACTGGGATGAAAAAGAGAGCAAGTAATAAAGAAagagttttagataaaaatggtcTAATCACTTTCTAAATTGCCTAAATTTTGTTATGTCATCCGGTGACAgaacaatttttccatttatattaTGGCTCGGGGTTTATTGTTTCCATTTTCATCGACTAATAAATGcagattattgaatatattagGGTCGACTAAAAAGTATTATTAGGCTAATCAGGACattgtgtttattaaaaaaaaaagacaaaaatctactataccctaccgaaagaaatctctgagttttctttagcgaaatagcttggcccatttgtgtctataaacaaagtcgatttgaaacaaaatagtctcggacatagtttgagagatttggagttatttacagtagttggtcgtggctaatccgctctccctttttaaatttctcttcaaattattaacactttcttttaattgatgaattttctcattatacttatttataattataacttatatactgatatacaattttctagtttaattaaaaaatgttgtcttttttggcgtatctcattccgtttacgagaaacgttctattaattccaattttaagcattaaaaaaaagttatatatctgaaatcatcgaaacccatagattccgaattattatgttttaggctgtttgctatgaaattaaaaaaaatctacttctaaattttaatccgaaagtttaacaaaggaccctggagtgtcggctactctactgagatagcctctctgcttgttatttatgatcgtattcttatttcaatttcggaaaggatattttaaagccttcagaccagttaaacgagcttcctggacctttaaaaatatctacctgagtgcctgtggagaatttctttgagattctttaacctaaagaatttttagtgtatgctcaaagattcttttcggtagggtacaatcaataataaatgtataattttcattattaagcATCGAGAAGCAGATctgattgttattttattttataaaatatcttaaatgaTTTATATCCAAAGTCCAAAGTATATCAAAATATACCAAAGTATATCAATGTcctgactgaaaaatcccaaacaATAGTCATGATAAGTATATAAGAATAAAGTGTAACACCCTTGGAGGCTGACCGCAAAGATGAACCTTTAACGTATGCAGATAGTTCAAACTTAAGATATAATTACCTTGTCTATCGAACATTCTAAACTCTAAGTAATAAATCTAAATTCTTTTTAGGTTTATAAGCTAAGGGTCGAGTTGAAAACTGGAGGCTGTTGGTTTGTTTTCCGACGATACACGgatttttttcgtctgctaacgCAATTACGAAGACAAAAGGCTCCAATTTCTCATTTAACTTTACCTCGAAAGAAATGGTTGGGTGATAACTTTGCACCCAGTTTTCTAGAAGAGCGAATACGGGGCCTTCAAACATTCGTAAATGGATTATTAAACAGTTCAGAACTCCTATCAACGCCATGCGTGAGAGAGTTCTTTTGCCTTGACGAACCTCCCACGTTATCGGATACTGTCGAGGAATCTAGAGTGAGTATCATTATAATTTATCACTGATCAGGCTTAGATTCTTCTTCTATTTTGCGCCATCGCTGATCTTGAAGACTACTTGACCTACATTGATGGTTGGCCTGGAATCATTCCCAGATCGTGACCTAAGTTTAAAATCTTAtcaatttagaaactttaaatcaACTGGCATTAGAATAACTCGGTGACGTAGTGGAAAGTCTATAAGGAaagtttaaaggttttaaatgaggtttttatcaatttataaaagtattgcTTTAAGCTGAAgctatcatttaaataaaaactgccaTTTCGATAAAACAGGCATGCCTCTGAAATtattatcatcattatcattatctTTTTATCTTTATCACTCTtacaaatattactattttttgaGTTTCATATAATGTTTTGATATATATTCtgataacaaaatgttttaaatttaaatatcgattgaatttaaatttatcattatttaaaaataacaattttttcattttattgtgtGTTCTAGAAGAACAATTTCTGCTTTTTGAATACAAAACTAAagcatttttgttttaatgcgCTTCTACGATAACaattgtaatattataatttattctaaatgtagggataaaaagttaaaaaagtacatatttattttaaagtactaaaagagcttaacaataaatattcaatattcttattctacaaatttaaatgaaaataaaatatttgtgggCATCTGCATTAAAAGAGCCCTTATGGGCGGTTCTAATCTAGGAGATATTTGCGTTTTTCTAAGTCAGGGTCACCATTATTATTTTTGGTGTTGAATGGAGGTTCATACCAGGACCTATACTGAATTTATTGGTACAATATTCATGTACACAAAACAACTGTAAATAGGTATGTTTCATATTGGATTTTTCGCAGTTCgtctttaacttcaaatatcggGAATTTATTCCGGTACAGATCCCTATACGTAACTCCATACCGACGTATTCTTGCGGACGTTCTCATCAAAAACTTGATGgaaatatgaaatattcaaaaacataaaataagtgttaggtaaattatttttttttttcaattttagaatttttaagtttttgaaaataactcaTTAAGATTTGGAGGCGAATGTCCCAGAAATGGTGACATAAATTTCCTTGGTTTCTACCCGCCCCCAATTTTCTTCTCAGACCTTTCCCTACTACCACTTCTCCTCGCTCTCCTATACCTTCCCACACTTTTCTTAATGCTCCTTTACTTTCGCTCGTTCCCTTCCTAAACATAAAGTACGGTGGGTGGACGGATACTCGATATCTATTGAATTACAATCGCTTTTGATgctaataaaattcttaaatcctTTAGATTTTGTCCTTAAATGTTATTTTCTACATATTTGCAATGCCGCTGCGAAGTACAGTGGATAAATTCACTACATACAGGTGTATTTATTTGTGCTCATTTTATGAGAATTTTGCTTCCTCTTAAAGGGAGGTTTTCCCATAATAACTGGATACTTTCAATAGTTTTCAAACTAGGTCATAAAAGTTTCAAGAATAGATCGATCAATGTGTCTCAAAGACATGAACAAATCCGCTAGATATCGGATTCttctattttgaatatcaaacaattttttctcatataaataaGGTACATTTTATCTTTAATCCCTAAACGAAAATAAGCTATCTCTAGATGGCCGATctattttacttttcaagataCAGtggaagtccgataacttgccgtccgataagtgtacgaTCCCCTTAAAAcctcatcacacgtacggcacatacactaattgtggttcacccactacgtgtgctattttgctaataATTTGCGCCCATGACTTAGCATACGCGCACGTAATATCGTGCTACTTatgggggcatccgataagtccataattcctggaattttctgtccctacagccccgaagttggacaGTTATCGGACTTTTACTGTATGTTGAAGagacagaaaaattgaaaatttagttaattacAAACCTCCCTTATGAGAAAgcaattaaattactttattttattgtttagtttattttttaaataaggttaTGACTTGTCTTCTACTTGTTCTCCGTTCTTCCCCTATCTCTCTCCATTACTTCCATATTTCCCCTCCTCTCACGTTCCCTCCTCACTTTTTCCTCTGCTCATTTCTGTACTTCTACTCTCCAGCAAAAAGTACGAAGGATGGACGGACACCCGATTAAAACTATAAGAATTTGTGCCCGGGGCTACAAAACCGTACAAATATATAAGAAAGAAAGTTCAGTCAAAAATCTTATGAGAAGTTGTATGCTCCAGAAGCTACAGTCATGTTTTCTTAAAGAAACCATTGCGGACGCAACCGGAACATGTACGTCATTCACTACTGCTTCTTCTGtcctagaaggtaagcaagaacgGAAATGTACGCAAGAGACTTCGTACAACACTGTTCATTGGAGTCCATTACGCGACAACCACCGGTCAACCATATCTTAAAGTAACACATGTTTGTAATCATTTGTGGTGCTGACAACCCTGTCCTGAATCGCAATGACGAATACTTCCGTTTATGAAATTAGAAAGTcccttttcagccaaatattagatgcctcaatCCCTTTTAtattgatctaacgttttggggtgctcgccgtggatagcTTTTTGGCCCCATTGTTTTTCTAATTATTCTATTGTTTCTTCCCCAATATCCAAGGCTTCCTTTGAGGGCACATTTAAGAGCGTAAATCAAGGTCAAGAATTACAGTGGTGCGATCGGTATTTCGGCATTTCTACGCGAATTGttctatttatttgttcaagGTCGATGTTCGACCATTTGGTGAGCAGAAAGGAGTATGTAACGGCAGGGATGGCATAGATATTGAATGCTCTATTCTGATTTGCTGAGTTAACCCTTAAAATGTCCTAGGGGTCGTGGGCAACCCCAATTCTTTTTCGTATGATTATACCAAAGCCCCCTTTGAACATTTGAATTCTGTGGGGCCCTCCAgcattagttgaacatttctttttcCAATCTATACCATTGGCAAGTAGCTGTGTAGATTATTTGAGCTTCGGCATTCGTTGGAAGCAGTCACCGTCTCGCTGGGGGTCATCCACGACCCCACATGTCGCTTAGtgattttttcagaagaattttttcatttctatttttgaaaaatattgtgtgtCCTAGTGAAAGGGAGTTgtagtattgaaaaaattgtcagatTTTATTTCAAGCGCTTGTTCCTAATATATCTCGAGGAAAGAAAGAAGAGCTGCATGTGTAGTGGAAAAGAAGATAACAAGGCCCAAGAGGCTTGTTATTCGTGCAACCGTCCAGTGTGTCCAAAGCATCGGGTATTCATGTGCAGAAATTGGTTCAGTAGAAAATAGCgctttcattattcattattttttcatttgtgatcATTTTGCAAcgattattcttcaaaaataaaaaaattacataagaaaataatgaaataatcattaaaaatcgttcCTTCCACTTTTCATGAAATGGCCCACGTTAGAGTCCCAAATTAATACCACTTTTCGGAGCTGCAacattacagtttttttttttattttgaagagctATATTTCGAGAGTTACCGGTTGAATTTTCAGGCAAACATATTGAACATTGACTGAGTCatgatttttttcgtgaaaaaagtaatttttcacttttttgtaagaatttcttttttataacgcGCACCAAAATTTTTGTCATCAATATAACCTTGATTCAACACTGAAGGGATAGTTGGAGAGAATCtagtaattttgttgaattgaaaTAACATACACAATCTTTGCATCATGCAATTTTTCGGCTGGGATCGCCCACGACCCCACATGGCGCTTCGTGAAATTATTAGATACGTTGGGCGCTTTAAGGGTTAAGTTAACTCAACAGAATCAATCTGAGTCTTGCAGttaaggcagtcattaggctctTCTTAACCATCGTATGTTGCATACCCTTAGATTCGAGAATACATAGTATTTATATGACTCGCCCTCAGCTATTGTCTCGATGTCAATCTCGAAATCGTTCTCTAGCTCTGCGGTCGCTAATTCTCCTCTGTTTAAACGCACTGTTCTCAATTTATCTAGTCAGAACTTCATGTCGATATCAttgaaaaactgctttgtgacatcgatcacttccTGAAGTTCCTGATTCGAACTAGCGTATAGCATCAGGCCATTCATGT
The sequence above is drawn from the Belonocnema kinseyi isolate 2016_QV_RU_SX_M_011 chromosome 7, B_treatae_v1, whole genome shotgun sequence genome and encodes:
- the LOC117176293 gene encoding sorting nexin-16 — encoded protein: MSSSESGVGCVSEVTLAISKTKSSQAGTVRVLDSPDSDGSGHSNSFTVQSFNYPEEANSNGNLENFQGSLLAEDLRIPIVGYEVMEERARFTVYKLRVELKTGGCWFVFRRYTDFFRLLTQLRRQKAPISHLTLPRKKWLGDNFAPSFLEERIRGLQTFVNGLLNSSELLSTPCVREFFCLDEPPTLSDTVEESRAIFEALEDTIYHLRQQLKEREAALVEESNHSNELRKQLQQIMNETKLCSKCGEPT